In Pectobacterium actinidiae, the DNA window ATTACGATTTTGGCCTCGACTATTGGAGCAACCGTATTGACAACTGGGATGATTTCCCGTCAGTTGAGAAGACTATTAACGCCAGCCTTGCTTGCGCGTTTTCCCGCTATCAGCGCCAGCAAGTAACGGATTATCTTGCATGGCAGGCCGGGCTCGTTAGGGAGTACGCGAAACCGCATCAGTTCGTTACCCATAACTTCGACTTTGAATGGCGTGGTTATTCTTTCGGCCTGCAACCGAGTGTTGATCATTTTACGGCCTCGCAGGTACTGGATATCGCCGGAGTTGATATTTATCACCCTAGCCAAAAAAATTTGACAGGTCGAGAGATAGCATTTGGAGGCGCCATTTCTCGCGCACTTAAAATGGGGAAAAATTATTTCGTGCTTGAAACACAAGCTCAGGGCTTTGCGCAGTGGACACCTTTCCCTGGCCAGCTACGACTTCAGGCTTTCAGTCACATTGCTTCCGGTGCCGCAATGGTTTCATACTGGCATTGGCACTCCATTCATAATTCCTATGAAACGTACTGGAAAGGTCTGCTGAGCCATGACTTCTCGCGTAATGCAACTTGGCAGGAGGCCACGACGATAGGTGCAGATTTTGCACGATTATCACCAAAACTTATCGGGCTGAGGGCAGTTAATGATGTCGCCATTCTCATTAGCAATGAAGCCATGGATGCACTCAATCAATTCCGGCCGGGGGATGAGCAAGGAAATGTTTATAATGATATTTTTCGTCGCTTCCATGATGCCATGTACGACCACAACATTGGTCTAGATATCATTAACGATGTGAACGAAGGAACAATGCGATATAAGGCGATAATTATACCCGGCCTCTATGCCGCTGATGACGGTCTCCTTACGCGCATTAATCACTATATTGAACAGGGGGGACGAGCCTTAATTGGCTTTAAATCCGGATTTAGCAACGAGCACGTTAAAGTGCGCAGTAGTACGCAGCCAGGCATTCTGTATCAGGCCTGTGGGGTAAGTTATAACCAATTTACCTTACCGAATGATGTTCAAGTTACTGCTTGCATCCCGACACTTAACTGCCGTGAGCACAATAAAGTGGAATTGTGGATGGAATTACTGACCCCGGCACCAGAGACTCGCATGTTACTACGCTATCAACACCCTGAATGGAATTCATATGCGGCGGCAACTGAGGCAGACTATGGAAAAGGCCGTGCGTTATACGTCGGGTTTCTTCCGCATAAAAAGCTGATTAGTCAGTTGTTTAACAAGCTTACTAATGGGTTAAAATTGACATCACACACCTCGAGTAATACCTATCCACTAATTACCAGAACGATGAGCAACAGTGATGGCAACCTTATCCATTTCTTGTTTAACTATAGCGGCGACGCGTGTGACACCACAGCGGAAACAGAGGGCATTGATCTTTTGAGCGGTGAAAAAGTATTCTGTGGCGAACCATTGCGCCTCAATAGTTGGGGTCTTCGTATCATAGAGAGCTAAAGGCAACAACTTATCCTAGCGGAGGGTATATGGAACTGGATATTCACGAACTTTTACATTCTTCACCATTGTTCAAGACCTTTACCTTCAACGCCTGGATGGTGGCGGGCTTTACGCCGATTACTCGGGGTTCAAAACTAGACTACTACATTAACCGACCGCAAGGAATGAAAGGCTATATCATCAACCTAACGCAGCGTGGTCAGGCTAGGGCAAGAGCTGGAACGGGGTCGCTGCTATTTCGTGAAAACGATCTGCTGCTTTTCCCACCCGGTGTGCCTCACCACTACGGGCGTGATGAAAATAGCGAGCACTGGGATCATCTATGGATTTACTTTATTCCACGCCCTTATTGGGTTAACTGGTTAAAGTGGGATAACACCACTTATGGCATCGGTAAAACCACAGTGATGGATCAGCAGCAACTTAAAATTCTTCAAGATCTCTTTTACGCTGTGATTCTCGAACATAATGCTACGGCACCACTCTCCGAAGCACTAGCTATGAATGCACTGGAACGGCTTATTTTAAACTGTTTCCAGTTGCAGCCAATTGGCAACCAACACATACACGATCCGCGAATAAAAGTTATCTGCGAGTATCTGGATGAAAATATAGCTCAGGAAATTAAAATTGAAACGCTTGCATCAATGGTTTTCCTTTCTCCCTCGCGTCTTGCGCATCTATTCAAACATGAAGTGGGGCAAACTATTTATGCTTGGAGAGAGATGCAGAGGATTAATCGGGCAAAGTGGCTGGTGCAAACTACTACATTGCCCTTCAACAAAGTGGCGCTGTCAGTAGGATACAGCGATCCGGTCTATTTTACACGAATCTTTCGTAAACATAATGGCATCGCACCGGGAGCATATCGTAAGCACTATTCGACAATGAGAGGATAAAATAATAAAAACAAGATTATTAAACGTTTTAACTGGCCTAGCCTCATCACTCGATGAGGCTAGCGCTTGGACTATAGTGAAGTTTGAAAATAATGATTTTTTAATTGCTAATAATTGTTATGGGTATTTCCGAAAGCGCGGGCTACGCTTCTGACAATCACGAAAAACAAAGGCACAAAAAATATCGCAAGCAACGTAGCAGCAAGGGTGCCACCGATTATACCGGTCCCAATTGCGATACGGCTATTAGCTCCAGCACCAGTGGCTATAGCCAGTGGTACCACACCAGCGATAAAGGCAAGTGATGTCATCAAAATGGGACGCAGGCGAGTACGGGCCGCCTCAACAGTCGCAGCAGCAAGGGGACGACCATTTCTGACAGATGCTTCAGCAAATTCAACTATCAAAATGGCATTCTTGGATGAGAGACCTATGGTGGTGAGTAGTGCAACCTGAAAATAAATATCGTTGTTCAGACCCCTCAGCGATGCGGCGATAATCGCTCCCAGAAGTCCAAGCGGGATCACCATGATGACAGAGAAGGGCACCGACCAGCTTTCATAGAGTGCCGCAAGACAGAGAAAGACAACCAGTATGGACAGAGCATACAGGCTGAATGCCTGTCCGCTGGCCAGTTTTTCCTGAAGGGAAAGTGCACTCCAGGCCCAGGTTGTACCCGGAGGAAGGTTATTGGCGAGTGCCTCCATTTTCTGCATTGCATCTCCTGAGCTGAATCCTTCAGCACTGTCTCCCTGTATTTCGAAGGCGGCCGAACCATTGTATCGTGCAAGACTCTCCGGTCCCCAGGTCCAGCGGGCAGTGGCAATAGAGGCAAAAGGCGTCATTGCTCCATCCTCTCCCCGTACGAACCATTTGTCTAAGTCCGATGGCTTTGACCGGAATTCACCATCACCTTGAATGTATACCCGCTTCACGCGTCCCCGATCGATGAAATCGTTAACATAACTCCCTCCCCATGCAGCGGAGAGCGTGGTGGTAACATCACTAATCGGCAGGCCCAGCGCGACCGCTTTATCGTTATCTATGTCGATCTGTAACTGTGATGTTTCCGGCAAGACATTGGCCCGGATTGAGCGAAGTTCCTGACTCTGGTTTGCATCATCTATCAACTGGTCACGAAGTGACATCAAGGTACTGCGGTCTGTTGAACCGCTGGCCATCAGCTCAAAAGTGAACCCGCTGCTTTGACCAAGTCCCTGAACAGAGGGGGGGATGAGTGCAAAAATACGGGCATCGCGGATAGGAAATAACTGCTGTGTTGCCCGAAGTGAGACGGCTTCGGCAGAGTTTTCTCTGCCTTCACGCTGATCCCAGTGTTTAAGTTTGACGAACGCCATCCCGGCATTCTGAGCACTTCCGGTGTAATTAAATCCTGTGATGGTAAAAATGACTTCAGTATTGTCCTTTTCCTTGTCAAGGAACCAGGAGGTGATCTGGTCATTGACAGCATTTGTCCGGCTGGCGGTTGCGCCTGACGGGAGTGATACCTGCAGCATAACTTCCCCCTGGTCTTCGTTAGGGAGGAAACTGCCGGGAAGGCGCCACATCAGCAGACCCATAACAACTCCCATTGCGCCATAGACCAGCATTAACGTGAGGGGGCGACGAATAACCTGGAGTACTTTGTGGCAGTAGCGACGCTCTGTATTGCCATAGAAACGATTGAAAGCACCAAAAAATCCTTTATCACGGGGGGGACTGTGATGAAGCAGCGTGCCGCATAATGCAGGGGTGAGCGTCAATGCAACGACGACAGATAGTGTCATTGCAGAAATAATCGTGACTGAGAATTGTCGGTAAATGACGCCTGTGGCACCACCAAAAAATGCCATCGGCAGAAATACTGCGGACAGTACGAGAGCAATGGCTATCAGCGCACCGGAAATTTCGCTCATCGATTTTTCGGTCGCTTCTTTAGCAGATAGCCCCTCATCACGCATTATGCGCTCTACGTTCTCCACGACCACAATAGCATCGTCGACAAGTAGTCCAATAGCCAGCACCATCGCAAACAGCGTCAGCGTATTGATGGAGTAGCCAAACAAGGACAACACGGCAAATGTTCCAAGCAGTACCACTGGGACGGCCAGTGCAGGTATGAGTGTCGCGCGCAGGTTTTGCAAAAACAGGTACATCACAGCCACGACCAGCACGATGGCTTCGACCAATGTTTTGACGACATCCTGAACGGACAGTCTGATAAACTCAGTACTATCCTTTGGATAGGCCACATCATATCCTGCAGGCATACTGCGCTGAAATTCGGCAATCTTTTCCTTTACTCTCAGAGATGTATCGAGCGCATTCGCTCCCGGTGCCAGCATCACAGCAATACCAGCAGAAGGATGCCCGTTCAATTTTGCGGACATACTGTAAGATTCACTCCCCAGTTCTATACGGGCTACGTCGCCAAGCCTAACAATGGCACCTGTGCTGTCATGTTTGAGGATAATGTTGCTGAACTGTTCGGGGGTCTGCAGACGGGATTGTGCCCTCACAGTAGCCGTAAGTTGTTGCCTGTCAGAAGAGGGGAGTCCGCCAATTTTACCGGCGGAAATCTGAATGTTTTGCGCCCGAATTGCATTGGCCACATCTCCGGGCATCAGGGAAAAAGATGCCAGTTTTATAGGGTCAAGCCAGATCCGCATTGCATATTCACCCCCGAAAATTAGCAGATCACCCACACCATCCACTCTGGCTAAAGGATCTCGCAAGTTGCTGACGAGCCAATCGCCAATATCTGCACTGGTCGATGCATCGGTTTTGTCGTACAGCGCCATGATAAGTAAATAGTTTGACTGAGCTTTAGTGACAGTAACACCAGCCTGCTGGACTTCGGTGGGAAGACGGGATTCTGCTTGCTGAATTTTATTCTGCACCTGTACCTGTGCTGTGTCAGGATCGGTTCCCTGTGCAAATGTGACAGTAATGCTCACTGTCCCTTCAGATGAACTGCTGGAATTAAAATAAAGCAGGTTATCGAGTCCGGTTAGCTGTTGCTCAATTACCTGTGTCACACTGTTTTCCAGTGTCTGGGCTGATGCGCCGGAGTAATTTGCTGTTATTCTCACTGAAGGCGGAGCAACATCAGGATATTGCGCCACTGGTAGTGTGCGAAGTGCCAGTAATCCAGTCAGCATGATAAGAATTGATATTACCCAGGCAAAGACTGGTCGTCTTACAAAGAAACGAGAGAACATCAGGAGTTACCTC includes these proteins:
- a CDS encoding beta-galactosidase, with amino-acid sequence MSYLYYGVAYYDEYMPEDRLAKDISLMIETGINVVRIAESTWSTLEPKEGEFNFYHIDRVLDAMHGAGISVIIGTPTYAVPAWLAAKHPDILVTTIEGHQKYGPRQIMDIVNPTFRLYAERIIRALLEHVQHHPAIIGWQLDNETKHYGNVGHHMQKGFIYSLKEKYASLDRLNYDFGLDYWSNRIDNWDDFPSVEKTINASLACAFSRYQRQQVTDYLAWQAGLVREYAKPHQFVTHNFDFEWRGYSFGLQPSVDHFTASQVLDIAGVDIYHPSQKNLTGREIAFGGAISRALKMGKNYFVLETQAQGFAQWTPFPGQLRLQAFSHIASGAAMVSYWHWHSIHNSYETYWKGLLSHDFSRNATWQEATTIGADFARLSPKLIGLRAVNDVAILISNEAMDALNQFRPGDEQGNVYNDIFRRFHDAMYDHNIGLDIINDVNEGTMRYKAIIIPGLYAADDGLLTRINHYIEQGGRALIGFKSGFSNEHVKVRSSTQPGILYQACGVSYNQFTLPNDVQVTACIPTLNCREHNKVELWMELLTPAPETRMLLRYQHPEWNSYAAATEADYGKGRALYVGFLPHKKLISQLFNKLTNGLKLTSHTSSNTYPLITRTMSNSDGNLIHFLFNYSGDACDTTAETEGIDLLSGEKVFCGEPLRLNSWGLRIIES
- the araC gene encoding arabinose operon transcriptional regulator AraC, encoding MELDIHELLHSSPLFKTFTFNAWMVAGFTPITRGSKLDYYINRPQGMKGYIINLTQRGQARARAGTGSLLFRENDLLLFPPGVPHHYGRDENSEHWDHLWIYFIPRPYWVNWLKWDNTTYGIGKTTVMDQQQLKILQDLFYAVILEHNATAPLSEALAMNALERLILNCFQLQPIGNQHIHDPRIKVICEYLDENIAQEIKIETLASMVFLSPSRLAHLFKHEVGQTIYAWREMQRINRAKWLVQTTTLPFNKVALSVGYSDPVYFTRIFRKHNGIAPGAYRKHYSTMRG
- a CDS encoding efflux RND transporter permease subunit, which translates into the protein MFSRFFVRRPVFAWVISILIMLTGLLALRTLPVAQYPDVAPPSVRITANYSGASAQTLENSVTQVIEQQLTGLDNLLYFNSSSSSEGTVSITVTFAQGTDPDTAQVQVQNKIQQAESRLPTEVQQAGVTVTKAQSNYLLIMALYDKTDASTSADIGDWLVSNLRDPLARVDGVGDLLIFGGEYAMRIWLDPIKLASFSLMPGDVANAIRAQNIQISAGKIGGLPSSDRQQLTATVRAQSRLQTPEQFSNIILKHDSTGAIVRLGDVARIELGSESYSMSAKLNGHPSAGIAVMLAPGANALDTSLRVKEKIAEFQRSMPAGYDVAYPKDSTEFIRLSVQDVVKTLVEAIVLVVAVMYLFLQNLRATLIPALAVPVVLLGTFAVLSLFGYSINTLTLFAMVLAIGLLVDDAIVVVENVERIMRDEGLSAKEATEKSMSEISGALIAIALVLSAVFLPMAFFGGATGVIYRQFSVTIISAMTLSVVVALTLTPALCGTLLHHSPPRDKGFFGAFNRFYGNTERRYCHKVLQVIRRPLTLMLVYGAMGVVMGLLMWRLPGSFLPNEDQGEVMLQVSLPSGATASRTNAVNDQITSWFLDKEKDNTEVIFTITGFNYTGSAQNAGMAFVKLKHWDQREGRENSAEAVSLRATQQLFPIRDARIFALIPPSVQGLGQSSGFTFELMASGSTDRSTLMSLRDQLIDDANQSQELRSIRANVLPETSQLQIDIDNDKAVALGLPISDVTTTLSAAWGGSYVNDFIDRGRVKRVYIQGDGEFRSKPSDLDKWFVRGEDGAMTPFASIATARWTWGPESLARYNGSAAFEIQGDSAEGFSSGDAMQKMEALANNLPPGTTWAWSALSLQEKLASGQAFSLYALSILVVFLCLAALYESWSVPFSVIMVIPLGLLGAIIAASLRGLNNDIYFQVALLTTIGLSSKNAILIVEFAEASVRNGRPLAAATVEAARTRLRPILMTSLAFIAGVVPLAIATGAGANSRIAIGTGIIGGTLAATLLAIFFVPLFFVIVRSVARAFGNTHNNY